One Poecilia reticulata strain Guanapo linkage group LG4, Guppy_female_1.0+MT, whole genome shotgun sequence genomic window carries:
- the matk gene encoding megakaryocyte-associated tyrosine-protein kinase isoform X2, with protein MNWAPGTQCVAKCDNRKAKPGELLYHKGDILSIVDTSTRKGFYAARHNTTEEEGLINSSNVREREALRVDPGLSLMPWFHGKISGPTAVGKLQPPQDGLFLVRESIRHPGDYVLCVSFSKEVFHYRVIYQDNKLTIDNQQYFYNLIDMIEFYSKTKGSLVTTLVTPRKKQGAKSAEQELSKTGWLLDITKLILGENIGEGEFGAVYRGEYMGQMVAVKTIKCDVTAQAFMQETAVMTKLQHKNLVRLLGVILHKGLHIVTELMTKGNLVNFLRTRGRSVIGPAQLLRFSLDVCEGMEYLESKKLVHRDLAARNVLISDDSVAKVSDFGLAKVDSKETDKAKLPVKWTAPEALKKEKFSTKSDVWSYGVLLWEIFAYGRQPYPKMSLKEVKEKVEAGYRMEAPEDCPPGAYAIMKLCWEQEPRKRPGFSKLREKLEQELSKTSPSSAAGSQETAKTGLRS; from the exons ATGAACTGGGCTCCTGGTACTCAGTGTGTAGCCAAGTGTgacaacaggaaggctaaacCTGGAGAGCTGCTCTACCACAAAGGAGACATTCTCTCTATAGTTGACACAAGCACG AGGAAAGGTTTTTACGCTGCCAGACACAACACCACAGAAGAGGAGGGGCTCATAAACTCCAGCAATGTGCGTGAGAGAGAGGCGCTGCGAGTCGACCCCGGCCTCAGCCTCATGCC CTGGTTTCACGGGAAGATCTCCGGACCGACTGCGGTGGGAAAGCTGCAGCCGCCTCAGGACGGCCTCTTCCTGGTGCGGGAGAGCATACGCCACCCGGGCGACTACGTCCTGTGTGTCAGCTTCTCGAAAGAGGTCTTCCATTACCGAGTGATTTACCAAGACAACAAGCTGACCATCGACAACCAGCAGTACTTCTACAACCTCATCGATATGATCGAA TTTTACTCAAAGACCAAAGGCTCCCTCGTCACGACTCTGGTGACGCCCAGGAAGAAACAAGGAGCCAAGTCAGCTGAGCAGGAGCTGTCTAAAA ctGGGTGGCTGTTGGACATTACGAAGCTCATTCTGGGAGAAAACATTGGAGAAGGAGAATTTGGTG CTGTTTATCGGGGGGAGTACATGGGCCAGATGGTGGCTGTGAAGACCATAAAATGTGACGTCACAGCTCAGGCGTTCATGCAGGAAACGGCTGTAATGAC GAAGCTGCAGCATAAGAACCTGGTGCGACTGCTGGGAGTCATCCTTCACAAGGGGCTCCACATCGTCACTGAGCTCATGACCAAG GGAAATCTTGTGAATTTTCTCAGGACCAGAGGACGATCAGTCATCGGCCCCGCTCAGCTGCTGCGcttttccct TGATGTGTGTGAAGGGATGGAGTACCTGGAGTCCAAGAAACTTGTCCACAGAGATCTGGCAGCGCGAAACGTCCTGATCTCTGACGACAGCGTGGCGAAGGTCAGCGACTTCGGCCTGGCTAAGGTGGACTCCAAAGAGACGGACAAAGCCAAGCTGCCTGTCAAATGGACGGCTCCTGAAGCTCTGAAGAAAGAG AAGTTCTCCACAAAATCAGATGTTTGGAGTTACGGCGTTCTCCTGTGGGAGATCTTCGCTTACGGCCGCCAGCCCTACCCTAAGATG TCTCtgaaggaggtgaaggagaaaGTGGAAGCAGGTTATCGCATGGAGGCCCCAGAGGACTGTCCTCCTGGCGCTTACGCCATAATGAAGCTCTGCTGGGAGCAGGAGCCACGAAAAAGACCTGGCTTCTCcaaactgagagaaaaactTGAACAAGAACTAAGTAAAACGAGCCCAAGCTCTGCAGCCGGGAGTCAAGAAACAGCCAAGACTGGACTGAGGAGCTGA
- the matk gene encoding megakaryocyte-associated tyrosine-protein kinase isoform X3, with product MNWAPGTQCVAKCDNRKAKPGELLYHKGDILSIVDTSTRKGFYAARHNTTEEEGLINSSNVREREALRVDPGLSLMPWFHGKISGPTAVGKLQPPQDGLFLVRESIRHPGDYVLCVSFSKEVFHYRVIYQDNKLTIDNQQYFYNLIDMIEFYSKTKGSLVTTLVTPRKKQGAKSAEQELSKTGWLLDITKLILGENIGEGEFGAVYRGEYMGQMVAVKTIKCDVTAQAFMQETAVMTKLQHKNLVRLLGVILHKGLHIVTELMTKVRLGNLVNFLRTRGRSVIGPAQLLRFSLDVCEGMEYLESKKLVHRDLAARNVLISDDSVAKVSDFGLAKVDSKETDKAKLPVKWTAPEALKKEKFSTKSDVWSYGVLLWEIFAYGRQPYPKMVRSASP from the exons ATGAACTGGGCTCCTGGTACTCAGTGTGTAGCCAAGTGTgacaacaggaaggctaaacCTGGAGAGCTGCTCTACCACAAAGGAGACATTCTCTCTATAGTTGACACAAGCACG AGGAAAGGTTTTTACGCTGCCAGACACAACACCACAGAAGAGGAGGGGCTCATAAACTCCAGCAATGTGCGTGAGAGAGAGGCGCTGCGAGTCGACCCCGGCCTCAGCCTCATGCC CTGGTTTCACGGGAAGATCTCCGGACCGACTGCGGTGGGAAAGCTGCAGCCGCCTCAGGACGGCCTCTTCCTGGTGCGGGAGAGCATACGCCACCCGGGCGACTACGTCCTGTGTGTCAGCTTCTCGAAAGAGGTCTTCCATTACCGAGTGATTTACCAAGACAACAAGCTGACCATCGACAACCAGCAGTACTTCTACAACCTCATCGATATGATCGAA TTTTACTCAAAGACCAAAGGCTCCCTCGTCACGACTCTGGTGACGCCCAGGAAGAAACAAGGAGCCAAGTCAGCTGAGCAGGAGCTGTCTAAAA ctGGGTGGCTGTTGGACATTACGAAGCTCATTCTGGGAGAAAACATTGGAGAAGGAGAATTTGGTG CTGTTTATCGGGGGGAGTACATGGGCCAGATGGTGGCTGTGAAGACCATAAAATGTGACGTCACAGCTCAGGCGTTCATGCAGGAAACGGCTGTAATGAC GAAGCTGCAGCATAAGAACCTGGTGCGACTGCTGGGAGTCATCCTTCACAAGGGGCTCCACATCGTCACTGAGCTCATGACCAAGGTACGCTTG GGAAATCTTGTGAATTTTCTCAGGACCAGAGGACGATCAGTCATCGGCCCCGCTCAGCTGCTGCGcttttccct TGATGTGTGTGAAGGGATGGAGTACCTGGAGTCCAAGAAACTTGTCCACAGAGATCTGGCAGCGCGAAACGTCCTGATCTCTGACGACAGCGTGGCGAAGGTCAGCGACTTCGGCCTGGCTAAGGTGGACTCCAAAGAGACGGACAAAGCCAAGCTGCCTGTCAAATGGACGGCTCCTGAAGCTCTGAAGAAAGAG AAGTTCTCCACAAAATCAGATGTTTGGAGTTACGGCGTTCTCCTGTGGGAGATCTTCGCTTACGGCCGCCAGCCCTACCCTAAGATGGTGCGTAGCGCCTCTCCGTAG
- the matk gene encoding megakaryocyte-associated tyrosine-protein kinase isoform X1, which translates to MNWAPGTQCVAKCDNRKAKPGELLYHKGDILSIVDTSTRKGFYAARHNTTEEEGLINSSNVREREALRVDPGLSLMPWFHGKISGPTAVGKLQPPQDGLFLVRESIRHPGDYVLCVSFSKEVFHYRVIYQDNKLTIDNQQYFYNLIDMIEFYSKTKGSLVTTLVTPRKKQGAKSAEQELSKTGWLLDITKLILGENIGEGEFGAVYRGEYMGQMVAVKTIKCDVTAQAFMQETAVMTKLQHKNLVRLLGVILHKGLHIVTELMTKVRLGNLVNFLRTRGRSVIGPAQLLRFSLDVCEGMEYLESKKLVHRDLAARNVLISDDSVAKVSDFGLAKVDSKETDKAKLPVKWTAPEALKKEKFSTKSDVWSYGVLLWEIFAYGRQPYPKMSLKEVKEKVEAGYRMEAPEDCPPGAYAIMKLCWEQEPRKRPGFSKLREKLEQELSKTSPSSAAGSQETAKTGLRS; encoded by the exons ATGAACTGGGCTCCTGGTACTCAGTGTGTAGCCAAGTGTgacaacaggaaggctaaacCTGGAGAGCTGCTCTACCACAAAGGAGACATTCTCTCTATAGTTGACACAAGCACG AGGAAAGGTTTTTACGCTGCCAGACACAACACCACAGAAGAGGAGGGGCTCATAAACTCCAGCAATGTGCGTGAGAGAGAGGCGCTGCGAGTCGACCCCGGCCTCAGCCTCATGCC CTGGTTTCACGGGAAGATCTCCGGACCGACTGCGGTGGGAAAGCTGCAGCCGCCTCAGGACGGCCTCTTCCTGGTGCGGGAGAGCATACGCCACCCGGGCGACTACGTCCTGTGTGTCAGCTTCTCGAAAGAGGTCTTCCATTACCGAGTGATTTACCAAGACAACAAGCTGACCATCGACAACCAGCAGTACTTCTACAACCTCATCGATATGATCGAA TTTTACTCAAAGACCAAAGGCTCCCTCGTCACGACTCTGGTGACGCCCAGGAAGAAACAAGGAGCCAAGTCAGCTGAGCAGGAGCTGTCTAAAA ctGGGTGGCTGTTGGACATTACGAAGCTCATTCTGGGAGAAAACATTGGAGAAGGAGAATTTGGTG CTGTTTATCGGGGGGAGTACATGGGCCAGATGGTGGCTGTGAAGACCATAAAATGTGACGTCACAGCTCAGGCGTTCATGCAGGAAACGGCTGTAATGAC GAAGCTGCAGCATAAGAACCTGGTGCGACTGCTGGGAGTCATCCTTCACAAGGGGCTCCACATCGTCACTGAGCTCATGACCAAGGTACGCTTG GGAAATCTTGTGAATTTTCTCAGGACCAGAGGACGATCAGTCATCGGCCCCGCTCAGCTGCTGCGcttttccct TGATGTGTGTGAAGGGATGGAGTACCTGGAGTCCAAGAAACTTGTCCACAGAGATCTGGCAGCGCGAAACGTCCTGATCTCTGACGACAGCGTGGCGAAGGTCAGCGACTTCGGCCTGGCTAAGGTGGACTCCAAAGAGACGGACAAAGCCAAGCTGCCTGTCAAATGGACGGCTCCTGAAGCTCTGAAGAAAGAG AAGTTCTCCACAAAATCAGATGTTTGGAGTTACGGCGTTCTCCTGTGGGAGATCTTCGCTTACGGCCGCCAGCCCTACCCTAAGATG TCTCtgaaggaggtgaaggagaaaGTGGAAGCAGGTTATCGCATGGAGGCCCCAGAGGACTGTCCTCCTGGCGCTTACGCCATAATGAAGCTCTGCTGGGAGCAGGAGCCACGAAAAAGACCTGGCTTCTCcaaactgagagaaaaactTGAACAAGAACTAAGTAAAACGAGCCCAAGCTCTGCAGCCGGGAGTCAAGAAACAGCCAAGACTGGACTGAGGAGCTGA
- the matk gene encoding megakaryocyte-associated tyrosine-protein kinase isoform X4: MSVAVWRVTLQHPYQWAASVFTPESLCNSLLQRKQREERYWTNPVCHNLLPDDFYFSYIQFYSKTKGSLVTTLVTPRKKQGAKSAEQELSKTGWLLDITKLILGENIGEGEFGAVYRGEYMGQMVAVKTIKCDVTAQAFMQETAVMTKLQHKNLVRLLGVILHKGLHIVTELMTKVRLGNLVNFLRTRGRSVIGPAQLLRFSLDVCEGMEYLESKKLVHRDLAARNVLISDDSVAKVSDFGLAKVDSKETDKAKLPVKWTAPEALKKEKFSTKSDVWSYGVLLWEIFAYGRQPYPKMSLKEVKEKVEAGYRMEAPEDCPPGAYAIMKLCWEQEPRKRPGFSKLREKLEQELSKTSPSSAAGSQETAKTGLRS; encoded by the exons ATGTCTGTGGCTGTGTGGAGAGTCACACTGCAGCATCCTTATCAGTGGGCTGCAAGCGTCTTTACGCCTGAGTCACTCTGTAACTCactcctgcagaggaaacagagGGAGGAAAGATACTGGACTAACCCAGTGTGTCACAACCTACTGCCGGacgatttttattttagttacatTCAG TTTTACTCAAAGACCAAAGGCTCCCTCGTCACGACTCTGGTGACGCCCAGGAAGAAACAAGGAGCCAAGTCAGCTGAGCAGGAGCTGTCTAAAA ctGGGTGGCTGTTGGACATTACGAAGCTCATTCTGGGAGAAAACATTGGAGAAGGAGAATTTGGTG CTGTTTATCGGGGGGAGTACATGGGCCAGATGGTGGCTGTGAAGACCATAAAATGTGACGTCACAGCTCAGGCGTTCATGCAGGAAACGGCTGTAATGAC GAAGCTGCAGCATAAGAACCTGGTGCGACTGCTGGGAGTCATCCTTCACAAGGGGCTCCACATCGTCACTGAGCTCATGACCAAGGTACGCTTG GGAAATCTTGTGAATTTTCTCAGGACCAGAGGACGATCAGTCATCGGCCCCGCTCAGCTGCTGCGcttttccct TGATGTGTGTGAAGGGATGGAGTACCTGGAGTCCAAGAAACTTGTCCACAGAGATCTGGCAGCGCGAAACGTCCTGATCTCTGACGACAGCGTGGCGAAGGTCAGCGACTTCGGCCTGGCTAAGGTGGACTCCAAAGAGACGGACAAAGCCAAGCTGCCTGTCAAATGGACGGCTCCTGAAGCTCTGAAGAAAGAG AAGTTCTCCACAAAATCAGATGTTTGGAGTTACGGCGTTCTCCTGTGGGAGATCTTCGCTTACGGCCGCCAGCCCTACCCTAAGATG TCTCtgaaggaggtgaaggagaaaGTGGAAGCAGGTTATCGCATGGAGGCCCCAGAGGACTGTCCTCCTGGCGCTTACGCCATAATGAAGCTCTGCTGGGAGCAGGAGCCACGAAAAAGACCTGGCTTCTCcaaactgagagaaaaactTGAACAAGAACTAAGTAAAACGAGCCCAAGCTCTGCAGCCGGGAGTCAAGAAACAGCCAAGACTGGACTGAGGAGCTGA